The nucleotide window GTTTCGGTTGCCATGGCTGGATTACTCAAGGATTTTCGCGACCACGCCGGCGCCGACGGTGCGGCCGCCCTCGCGGATGGCAAAGCGCAGTCCGTCCTCCATGGCGATCGGGCTGATGAGCGACACCACCATCTTGATGTTGTCGCCAGGCATCACCATCTCCACGCCCTTCGGCAGGTCC belongs to Gammaproteobacteria bacterium and includes:
- the tuf gene encoding elongation factor Tu (EF-Tu; promotes GTP-dependent binding of aminoacyl-tRNA to the A-site of ribosomes during protein biosynthesis; when the tRNA anticodon matches the mRNA codon, GTP hydrolysis results; the inactive EF-Tu-GDP leaves the ribosome and release of GDP is promoted by elongation factor Ts; many prokaryotes have two copies of the gene encoding EF-Tu) → DLPKGVEMVMPGDNIKMVVSLISPIAMEDGLRFAIREGGRTVGAGVVAKILE